The following DNA comes from Pomacea canaliculata isolate SZHN2017 linkage group LG10, ASM307304v1, whole genome shotgun sequence.
GGAACATCCAACGCTCGTTAGTCGCAAAGGAGTCGTGTTCTGTCTCGACAACGTGAGACCACACACAATTTGATCTCCCGGCAACAGCTACTGAAGAATACTCACCACACCCACCAAACtcaccacacccaccacacCCATCATGCCCACCACACTCACCACACCCACCATGCCCATCATACCACACTCACCACACCCACCATGCCCATCACACCCACCATACCCACCACACTCGCCACACCCACCATACTCACCATGCCCACTACACCCACCATACTCACCATGCCCCCACACTCACCATGCCCCCCACACtcaccacacccaccacacTCGCCACACCCACCATACTCACCATGCTCACCACACCCACCATACCACGCCCACCAAACTCACCATGCCCACCACACACCTAATGGCGACCGGGAAGATTCAAAGATACGAGGCTGTCAAATCACAACAAAAAGGCGGAGGGACTGGACAGGTCATTGGCACGCGAGTCGCTGTCAGGCGCAGCTGGACTTGACTTTCTCAGTTGTTCAGCTGGATCCTGACGCTCAAGCAGATGAAgagaatatttgtttacatccaCCATTGTTTCTCTCCGGAGTTTCTGATCATAGCTACACTTCTTAGAAGCCCCTCAGCCCAAGGAAACAAAAGTAAGGCGCGAAACCTACATTTTCATTGTCCGTTAAAACAAGTAATGGGAATTTACTTACTCAGTCCACTTATTCACATCTACATGGTTTTTGAAGGTAAGCCCTGGCAAATTAAAAGAACATAGcacagttatttattttctacaaaaacatttgtttcatattGTAAAGACAAGCAAACATGGAGTGTTCTACTTTCTAACTTCAGACCTCACAGAAGGTTCAGCTAATACAAAGCTTCCGTTGTAAGGTGTCGACCTCACATGTGGCCATGAGGCGTTGTCCAGTTACCATGGTAACGAGGCGTCGTCCAGTTGCCCAGATGGGAATGCCATCCGTTAAAAGTTGCGAACTTAACCAAGTGTAGGAATCAGCATATTAGAGTTCTCAGAGAGTAAAGGAAACGTGTGCTAGCCTTTAAAGAACACTCGAGGCACATATTTCTTCATGAAGACGACAATGGCCATCACGATGATGGAGCTTGGttcgtaaatttttttttttcacttctcgTGCAGCGTGTGTTGGGGAGATGAAGGTGTGCGGCCTGTCATGGCGGCGGCTGGTCCAGTGCCTGCTGACCGGCCTGCTGACGGCTGGCGTCCTGTACTGCTTCCTCTACTTCCATTTTTCACGCCATCCGCACTCGTATCCGACCTCGCATCTGGACTTGCAAGCCTCCACCTCCCTGCCCATCAGCCCTCACGCCGTCACGTGGTCTGGCGCCGGCCATGACGTGACGGAACGTGCGACGAGCGAAGGGATGCAGCACCTGCGGGAGTTCCAGAGCGCCGCACACCATTACTGGCGGAAGCTGCAGGACTTGCTGGTGGCGCGGAACCGGGCCAAGTTTCCAAGCGTGTCGTACTGGAACTGCTCGTGTCTGTGGGAGAGCGACGCAGACAACCACACCGGAAACGCCACGCTGTTGACGACGAACGTGACGAGGCTGAAGACGCCGCAAGACTACCTGGCGGAGACGCAGAACTGCACGCGCTTTGTGCTGCACGGCGGCTTCAAGATGGCGGCGGTCAGCGAGGAGGAGTTGGCCTTCCCTCTGGCCTTCAGTCTCTTGGTGTACAAGGATCTTGACCAGGTGGGTGGCCCACGGCAGGTGCTAAACGTTATACGAGAAAGTAAACACGGCAACACCTCCGTAGGTCGTACTTGCCTTGAACTCTGACTCCAATGTTTGTTTGACAACGAGGCTTAGCATGTTGTTGCCTTAGAACATCTTCTGTTCAACGTGCAACTCTCGCGCCCTTGTTAACATGGTCTCTATCGCCGCTCAAAGCTAAGACACAATTCATGGAAATTTACTAGAGGAGTAGATATacaacatgcacatacattagttatcgtcagccacgagatgtacaacatacacatacattagttatcgtcacgagatgtacacatacattagttatcgtcacgagatgtacaacatacacatacattagttatcgtcagcCACGAGATGtgcaacatacacatacattagttatcgtcacgagatgtacaacatacacatacattagttatcgtcagccacgagatgtacaacatacacatacattagttatcgtcagccacgagatgtacaacatacacatacattggttatcgtcacgagatgtacaacatacacatacattagttatcgtcagccacgagatgtacaacatacacatacattagttatcgtcagccacgagatgtacaacatacacatacattagttatcgtcacgagatgtacaacatacattagttatcgtcacgagatgtacaacatacacatacattagttatcgtcacgagatgtacaacatacacatacattagttatcatcagtcacgagatgtacaacatacacatacattagttatcgtcacgagatgtacaacatacattagttatcgtcacgagatgtacaacatacacatacattagttatcgtcacgagatgtacaacatacacatacattagttatcgtcacgagatgtacaacatacacatacattagttatcgtcacgagatgtacaacatacacatacattagttatcgtcacgagatgtacaacatacattagttatcgtcacgagatgtacaacatacacatacattagttatcgtcacgagatgtacaacatacacatacattagttatcagtcacgagatgtacaacatacacatacattagttatcatcagtcacgagatgtacaacatacacatacattagttatcgtcacgagatgtacaacatacacatacattagttatcgtcagccacgagatgtacaacatacacatacattagttatcgtcacgagatgtacaacatacacatacattagttatcgtcacgagatgtacaacatacacatacattagttatcgtcacgagatgtacaacatacacatacattagttatcatcagtcacgagatgtacaacatacacatacattagttatcgtcacgagatgtacaacaacACGAGatacatacattagttatcgtcacgagatgtacaacatacacatacattagttatcgtcacgagatgtacaacatacacatacatattatcgtcacgagatgtacaacatacacatacattagttatcgtcacgagatgtacaacatacacatacattagttatcgtcacgagatgtacaacatacacatacattagttatcgtcacgagatgtacaacatacaacatacattagttatcgtcacgagatgtacaacatacacatacattagttatcgtcacgagatgtacaacatacacatacattagttatcgtcacgagatgtacaacatacacatacattagttatcgcacgagatgtacaacatacacatacattagttatcgtcagccacgagatgtacaacatacacatacattagttatcgtcacgagatgtacaacagatacacatacattagttatcgtcacgagattacaacatacacatacattagttatcgtcacgagatgtacaacatacacatacattagttatcgtcagccacgagatgtacaacatacacatacattagttatcgtcacgagatgtacaacatacacatacattagttatcgtcacgagatgtacaacatacacatacattagttatcgtcagtcacgagatgtacaacatacacatacattagttatcgtcagccacgagatgtacaacatacacatacattagttatcgtcacgagatgtacaacatacacatacattagttatcgtcacgagatgtacaacatacacatacattagttatcgtcacgagatgtacaacatacacatacattagttatcgtcagccacgagatgtacaacatacacatacattagttatcgtcacgagatgtacaacatacacatacattagttatcgtcagccacgagatgtacaacatacacatacattagttattagttatcgtcacgagatgtacaacatacacatacattagttatcgtcagcacgagatgtacaacatacacatacattagttatcgtcagccacgagatgtacaacatacacatacattagttatcgtcacgagatgtacaacatacacatacattagttatcgtcacgagatgtacaacatacacatacattagttatcgtcacgagatgtacaacatacacaaatacattgtTATGtaacatacattagttatcgtcacgagatgtacaacatacacatacattagttatcgtcgaTGTCAGTAcatcgtcacgagatgtacaacatacacatacattagttatcgtcacgagatgtacaacatacattagttatcgtcacgagatgtacaacatacacatacattagttatcgtcagccacgagatgtacaacatacacatacattaatGATGCTCCTCCAGCAGACGTGTGTTGACGTGTGTACAGCCTCAACTCATCATCTCGCCACAAGTTTTGGCAAAACGACctttcacccccaccccaccccagtTCTCCCCACAGGGATGCGAGCTCCTACATCACGACTGTCGGTTGTGGCCCCACAGATGGTCTCATCAGGACAGGAGTTGAGGCTGTACTCGTGTGTCTGTGTCCTCGTCCCTGGTGTCACGTGGCGTCACCCAAGCCTTCGAGGCagtgggtggggtgtggggtggggaacTGAAGCCGTTGTTTCTGTGTGTCGCAGGTGGTTCGTCTGCTGCGAGCCGTGTACCGCCCCCACAACGTCTACTGTGTGCACGCGGACCGGAAGTCACCTGACACCTTCCACTCCAGCCTGCGCCACGTCATTTCCTGTCTGCCCAACGTCATGCTGCTGGACACCGCTGTCGACGTCCAGTGGGGCCGATACTCTGTGCTCAAGCCGGTATGACGTCGACAAACACGG
Coding sequences within:
- the LOC112574428 gene encoding N-acetyllactosaminide beta-1,6-N-acetylglucosaminyl-transferase-like, which encodes MKVCGLSWRRLVQCLLTGLLTAGVLYCFLYFHFSRHPHSYPTSHLDLQASTSLPISPHAVTWSGAGHDVTERATSEGMQHLREFQSAAHHYWRKLQDLLVARNRAKFPSVSYWNCSCLWESDADNHTGNATLLTTNVTRLKTPQDYLAETQNCTRFVLHGGFKMAAVSEEELAFPLAFSLLVYKDLDQVVRLLRAVYRPHNVYCVHADRKSPDTFHSSLRHVISCLPNVMLLDTAVDVQWGRYSVLKPEILCLRMLWQHATKWRYFINLTGQEFPLKTNKELVQILTAFRGANDIRGTQHPRFSGRWKKNLPAPYNLTVSKGAVHIVASRAFADYVLHSRVARDLLTWATQVRFPEEIFFSTLNHNPHLGVPGSYTGDIADPFKETFHRFKLWNTTGFPHVQPCAGRWVRGICHFGVHDVTRMTRSPRLFANKFSYDLQPLAYDCLEEWYWHKVQLEDSGRPPPLNVSLYEESNIVKFRYQGPVLIWQ